In Xiphophorus hellerii strain 12219 chromosome 4, Xiphophorus_hellerii-4.1, whole genome shotgun sequence, a single genomic region encodes these proteins:
- the LOC116718781 gene encoding urokinase plasminogen activator surface receptor-like, protein MSELCLNYSVNYGVYRIVQNSRCCSEDLCNAQINYTKPVSTPNGKKCLSCDGKNCMKTLNCAGDENYCIKVTGYTQGERFMLKGCASKLVCSDQFSLVMSQFTTRPPGAKVSCCRGNYCNGASSPNSTSSTSSTSSTSSTSPTLLLLLVPLLFSILFS, encoded by the exons ATGTCTGAACTGTGTCTTAACTACTCTGTCAACTATGGAGtttacagaattgtacaaaaCAGCAGGTGCTGCAGTGAAGATCTCTGCAACGCCCAGATTAACTACACAAAACCTG TCTCCACtccaaatggaaaaaagtgCTTGAGCTGTGACGGAAAAAACTGCATGAAAACCCTTAACTGTGCAGGGGATGAAAACTACTGCATTAAAGTAACAG gATATACACAAGGAGAACGTTTCATGTTGAAGGGATGTGCCTCTAAGTTGGTGTGCTCAGATCAGTTTTCTTTAGTGATGAGTCAGTTTACTACACGGCCCCCTGGAGCAAAGGTTAGCTGCTGCCGGGGCAACTACTGCAACGGCGCCAGCAGCCCAAAcagcaccagcagcaccagcagcaccagcagcaccagcagcaccagtcccaccctgctgctcctgttggtgcctctgttgttttCTATCTTATTTTCTTAG